The genomic interval CAATTTGTATAGCAGACACATTGCAAAtgaattaatttgtttattcaaaATGCTTTGATTCACTTGTTTGTACAAATAAAATGTCTATATTTTGAATTTGCCAGAAGAGGAACAAGTGTTCATTGTACCCCAGCCATTGACATGCCCTTCATATGGGGCTGGCATTCTTTGAACCTCTGTATTTCAGGCTAACAACACAAAGGAGCCTAATCTGCATGTGTAGGGGTTTCAATGACTTTTTTAATAAGTAACCAAGTGTGGTGCAATAGGCAGCTGCCAATGGTGCAGTAGGCAGCTGCCAATGGTGCATTAGGCAGCTGCCAATGGTGCAATAGGCAGCTACCAGTAGTGCAACAGGCAGCTGCAAATTGTGCAATAGGCAGCTGCCAATGATGCAATTGATGGCTGCAAATTGTGCAAAAGGCAGCTGCCAATGGTGCAATAGGCAGCTGCCAATGGTGCAATAGGCAGCTGCCAATGGTGCAATAGGCAGCTGCCATTGGTGCAATAGGCAGCTGTCAATGGTGCAATAGGCAGCTGTCAATGGTGCAATAGGCAGCTGTCAATGGTGCAATATGAGACTGTGGGGTAAGGCGAAACCCAACCTTAAGAGCCCACTCGCAGGCTAAACAGACTGTGGTGAGAGCACACTGTTTTGTTCACCTCAATGTCACCTGATTGTGTTTACAGCTCAGGAAGCATGCCGTCATACACAATACGAATCGGAAACTGTACGAATGCCCTAGAGAGGGATGCTCAAAAGTATATTTGAAGGTAggttaccttaaaaaaaagctGCTGGAATCTGAAAAACACAACTTCTATTAAAGAGGACAGAAAGAAGCTGTTGTGTCAAATTACAATGGTTTATGTAAATTTTCAGCCCTCAAGACAATCGTAGGATTATTCATCTTGCTCAGAAAACAGTGATGGAGAGTTTCCCCGATAGCCGTCCGTCACTGAGCTAACGGAGCATGCTGTGCTATCCTGAGTATTGAAGGTCAACTGCTCGGCGTGTGTAGCATAAAACACTGTATTTCACTTTATGCCAGCTGCATTGAACTCGACATTTTGATTTGCTTATTTTTCAGGCATTTAACCTCAGAGTACACATCAAAGCCTTCCATGAGGGCCACCGGCCTTATCTGTGCACATGGGAAGGCTGTGCAAAAGGATTCGCCCATAAGGTACagtgctttttctttttcatttttttccttttttcattaaatttttgtgaaattatatttctgatattttgtGTTGCTTTTCACTGTATCTTGCTGTTTGTTTCCCCTTTGTGTATCTACAGAATTCTCTCAGAAAACATCTAGTGCTCCACGCAGAGAGAAGAATAAAGCCAACACCGTCTCCTCAAGACAGATCACCGTCTAAGGTACAACTGTGtctgttattgaaaaaaattccatagATTGACGAGTCTGATGTTTTTATGCAAAATCATTTTTTGTACAAttagatgtaaaaaaaaaacacttaaattgTTACTATGAAACAGTTCAACACTACAAAAATacgaaaggaaataaagaaatttgaaCGCCGCAAACAACCACACTGTAAAATTTAGTGTAAAACTGTGAAATTTTGGCGAATATTCTctaaaaactttttattatttttttttaatgctgcGTGCCGAGGTGTACTGTTTAacgttaaattttaaaatatcgaAATTCAGTTGTTCACAAAAGCGTTCAAAATTACTTCTTAAATATCCTGTGTTCGTATATAGAGAAGAGTAGCACTCTTATGCTCATAATACCGGTTTGTCccttttgtagaaaaaaaagaagagaagaaagcCACTATCACTCGCCAAAAAGCTCAGTGGGTATCGCTCCTCCTTTTCTGAAAGCTCCGACACCCAGTGCGCGGATACAGCGccgaaaaagagaaaaacgtcATATACTCAATCCGGGAGGAATGAAACGGACAGCATCAAGCACACAGATCCAAATGTGAGGCAATATGTAAACATGCAACGAACTAATCTCAACACGAGTGGCTTAAACGGCATCACCGAGGCAGCGAAAATGGCGTCTACATCTCTTAACGTCGTTTCGAATAGCACGTTTGTGGCTCAATTAAGTGATGCTACTGTGAACCCTGAAACACGGGGTAGATTTGAAGGAGCTCAGGGTCAGGATATTGTAGCAGACGGTTCTTCGGTCTCTCTGACTTCATGTGATGATTTTGTAATATTGCCAAATGTGGTTGGTAAAAGACCCGAGGAACTGCAAGATGAAGTTACCTCAAGTCTTTCGACAAACAACGGTCTTGGACAAAATGCAGACTCTTTTGCAGGTGATGGTAGCATGTCTCCTTCCTCTGATGATGGAGGAGAATTCATGGATTTTGAACCAGCCGTTGGTGATAATTCTGTGGCTAATTCCCCTTTACCGTGCGAATCTGAACCTACAACTGACTTGGTGGAACCATTTAAGTTTGGAGAAGCTTCGAGTGACCAACAGTCATCCGCTGACCTAGTACGAAGGAACACTGAGGGTTCGCCTTTTAGAGGCGACGCGGAAATAATCTCGACCATGGTGACTACTGTATGTGTAAATGATTCATTAGGAGACAATGACTCGGGTTGTTCGAACTCGTCCAAAGTTTCCAGTCCAGTTGATCAAGTGAAATCAGTTGGAACAAACAGTACCCAAAACATTGGTGGGAAAGGGATCATGGAATCCAGTGACATCCGTTCTTCAATGACGGGTGATAAAAACAATTCTGACGCATTCTGCTCTGTATCAGATGAAATAGCTTCGGTTTCGCAGCCTGAACCACCTCTTGGGGGTGACAATAACGTAGACGAAAACGGTGTCAGCGACAAACTTGCCAACGTTACAAAAGTCGTAGACTTCCCGGTTATGGACGATGTGCTTCAAATTatcgaagaagaagaaaacgaaCATGACAGCGTTCGGTGTGGAAAAATTACTGACAGTAAGAGTGCTGATAAGGACGAGGTGGTGAGGATGGATAACCTAAGAGTCGATGATACTGGCTATAGAGCGGACATATGTATTGAAACACGGTTGATGAGTCCCACCAACCCGGGGGCGGAAGTCCCACACGGAAACGAGGGCGATGGAGAGTTACCGGAAGAGCAAGACATGGTAGATGATAATTTAAACGGTACTTCTCATCACGATAATATCGATAGCGATGAAGAGGACATCGTTCTTTCAGAACTGGTGAAACGGTTACGAGACTCTAGCGAGCATAAGACCCGAGCAACGAGTGACAGAGAACAGAAGGAACAAAGCTGTTCAACTAGTTCAAACCGTAACACGAGACGAGGAGATGAAACATGTGGTCTGGGACGTGAAACAAGTCAAAGTGAGGGTAAGACGACGGTTATTGAGAAAAATTCGCGGACGAAAAGTCCACAAATTGACTCAACCCGTGCCACTAACAGTGTGAACGACTCAAACTCCACCGCAGAAGTTGCTCCAGACAAAATTACCGTGGAAGTGATATCCGGGATACGTGAACGGTTTTGTAAGCCGAATTCAAAgcagaaaagtaagaaaaatgttGGTGTTCAACTAACCGAGAACAAGTCCGCCTTGCGCACCCAAGCAAAACCTCTAGCCCATCGGAAAGAAAAGTCTCCGAAAGGCGCCAGTCAAACTAATGGTAACAACTTGAAGGGTGACAATTCTGGCTCGGGGACAAGCAGGAATTCTGATATAATCGCGGGCAAGAAAGATGAATACGTCGGGGACGTTTCCAAAGCCAAGTTTCGAACTAAAGACAATATTTTTGCCTTTGATGTGCAAACGTTGGAATTATTGTGGAATTTTAAGGGGAAGTGACTGAAAACGCTTTTTAAGGCTGCCAGCAGTGAGTCACTAAGGCGGCTCACTGGGAGTTTCGAGTTCATTATCTTGCGGCAGCTCTGGCAGTTTGTAGGAAGACCCAAAACTTTATACACTAGTTTTGAGGAATTGACATTTTTCAGTCATCAGTCTTGATGTTTTGTCGACATATCTCAGTTCGTCTATCTAAATAGAGAACCCACCTGATAATTGCTTGTTTTTCCACCGGAAGTTCtgataattgttattgttattgaaaCTTCTTGTAATTTTGGTTATCGATGGAGCTGTCTTCCCTGTTTTGATCCCTGAACACCGTCACTAACAACAGCAGTTAGAGAAAAGTTAGCAGATCTGTACGTTGAATGGTAGAACCTTAAAGCCTTTGTGTTATGGATAACTGCTACCGTTGTAAGGCAGTGAAAACTGTAAAAAATGGTCTGATTTTAAACCAAATCTGGGATTGCAATCAAACGTTTATTATTTCAATTGCTGTTTTCAAAAAGGATTAAAACTTTATCAGTAAATCAGGTGCAACACTATTTCTGTTTGACTAAATGCAGACGAGGTATAACCTAACTGGGTTTGCCTAAAATTTGTGAACAAAATAAggtatttatatttatttaaatgtaTGATATTCGAAGTTCAAAAAAGAACAAAGGTATCAAtaatttgtgaaataaaaagcaGTCTATGACTGCATGTGCCTACTGTGGTATAGTTGTAGAGTATTGCAGTAAAAAAGCAAAGTGGTGTAAAATGCAGAGGGGTTAGAATGAACAACTCTTTTCAATGccaaaattgtgacaaaaggaCGACTCAGCTAGAACAGAGTTTGTGCAATGGTAAAGTGAAAGGTCGGAACAAGGCGGGAAATTAatcctttaatccctaagattGACAAGGTTCTGagttcttacaatatcacctctgaatttaagtcacaagaataaagaaaatgatgagcAACTAACAAAGCACttgatgattttacaaattctccttgttagaacctaggaaatgtatagcgtACAGTATGGAGActatgcataatgatgttaaggtgtaaagggttaatagggTAGGTACATGTATTTTATGTGCACCAGAGATTATGAACTGAGAAGTTTACAATCTCTTGACGCGcatcaaatgtatttttagacAAAATTTTGCTGCATCGTAGGCCCTGCGTATCTAGCGCGATGTATATACCTTCTCCTCTCGAGTCTGAAGTTCAAAGGTTTTAGCCCTGGCCACTTTAACTTaattttgtcttcctttttctcgtcttttcttattctctttttttttccctttcaattgaaattcttcttcaaaggATGTGTTAGACATGTGCAGAGTAAAATGCACATGTGAGAACGTTTGACGACGTAGCTTTCACATTGAAATcgatgaaacaaaaatgaatctGTAGAAACCCGATCAGATTCGTTCAACTATGGCCAGAGTTGGAGCTGAACCAAATCAGAAGAGTGGTTACGAGTGTCTCACGATAGTCCGCTAATTTGGAAACCGTGAGGGGTTTGGCGAAGGTTCGCGGACTTGCACGACACCGTTACATAATGCTAACGGCCTTCCCGGAAGGAAGGCACAGcagtcacaaaaacaaaagccaaAAAGGTAAGAACTAAATACCTCGTACTACTGCAAGactgaaatagaaataataataaaacaatagTGACCATGGTGATACTAATGATTGTCATGATAACTGGGCGATCGCCATTTGCATCAAGACAGATCAACCAATAAAGTAGTTTCTAGTTTCAAAAACATAACTCAAACGGTTTTGTGCTTTTATGAGGATGTGTTGAATAAGGTGTTTTGAGAATATGATAATGAGGTTTGGCTTTGTGACACTACCTTGATACCAGTGCTCTTTGCTCGTCAGCCCAGCTAACGGCATCAAACCAAGTGTGATTATTTTGAATAACACAGGGTTTAACAAACTTAAGGTAAATTTCAGAATTTGTAGGGAGAGGAACCCGAGGACTTAAGTTGTAGGTAGGTTAACCAGGGCTTTGATATTTTTTAGATTGTTATTTTGCGCATTCGGCGAAGAGGGAGCCATTCATTATTATCCATGCTCGGAAAGATCACctaaatttaaactgaaatttcACACAGTAGATTTCATTTTGTCGTGTTTGCAAGCAGCTTCTGTTACATGCACTCAGTTTGCATCCTCATCCTCTAAAAGCATTATTTACTGCACTTCGTGATTATGGTAATTATAAGAGTTGAACAATCGATTCTATATTCCCTTGATTGTGATCTTGTTTCACGCTCAGATTAGTGAACAGTCTAAAATGGCATTTGTGGAAATTTTGATCTTCGCTATGGTTTTAGCTGGAAGTACTACAACGATCGTGACTCTTTTTACACATTGTAATGGCGGCCACGATGGAGAGAAGCACAGAAAATTAACACCGGAAGGAGAGACGACTTCAAAAAACAGACATGTATGAAGTGGCAAGGCTTGTCAAGATTTGTACCGGACTTAACTGATCTTTATAATCGCATACTCACAAGGGAAGCTTGTTACAAATGGCGAAATTCATTGGGTTTTGTGGATTGCAGTAAAACCATTTTATGAATTTAATTTCCTCAGGATAAATTTACATACCGGCCTTGAGCTGTGGTTGCCGGTGAAACCAAGATTATTGTCCAAATATTAGTTgataatttcttaattaataTACATCATTCTATCATTTACCTTGTATTTAAGGCCGTATAAGAATACAGAAACGTTTTTTGCTCGTGGAGAATTGAGAGTGGTTAATGTATTTGCCCAAACGCCTTTTAAGGTACGTTTTGGTTAAGTTTCCAGGGAAACCAGTCTTGCCTTAAAGCATTTAGGCAAAATTTATTCAGGAGAAGCCAGAATGATGGGCGCACATTCAACTCGCGTCACAAAAGCAGAGATATAGTTTTACGGTTATCTTTAATGAAAGACTTTATCTCGGAGTTTCTCTCACAAGAAAGTTTGTACCAAAAAGAAGAATAGAAGTGAGTATTTGGGGGAAAATTTAGTTGATTGAACAACAGTAAGTCATGCAGTTATACTCGCGTTCGTCAGCAGGAAATGAAATGGAACATTTCATCTAACACAAAGAGGGAATAGTCCAGACCATTCTAAGCGATTTATTACACAATTTTAACCAATCACTGTTTATTGAACACATTGAAGACTTTACCCGTCAGTAGGTCaaaaaagcaaacgattttGATGGGGAGAGATTAATCATTTCTTAAGTGAATATTCAAATCCTAATTTACATATGTAACAAACAGGGGTCCTTTTGACAAACTCTTTGAATCTATTTACATGCCTTAACTTTAGTGTTTCTTATCAAAGGGGAAATTGAAATTCGCATCTGTTGCTTAATTTTTGATGCGGAATCGCTTTATGAAATCCGCCGCATACTGACTCCAGTAGCTCGAATCCTGCGTTACATGTGTCTTGTGTTATCGAAACACTGACCGATGAGGGGCGATGTGTTAttgtgctttgtttttttagatAGACTTTGGTGGCATAATTGATGAGTTTTTCGTCTTTGTCTGAACTAAATTTAGCTCATATCAGTGGAAATAATTACAAAGTTTAATGTAACTTTTCAAGGTAGCAAACACTCCAAATCAAAGTTATTGATAAAGGAACTTATGAAGTATATTGGCAAGGACACCTTAGAACTGAACGATCGGCGGTAAATCCACTTTATCCACACTTCATGCAAGTGTATTATGCGTGTGGCTTTGTGATGTGATCAGTTGTGTGTGACGTTCATGCACGGTTGTCAGTTTTTTGTCAGCTTTTATTTCTGGCGATGatgcaatgttaaaaaaaaatgggggAAGGGGGAGTGTTTTGGAATTTAGAGTTTCCCGATACAAATACCCCTCTCTGAATATCCGACTATACGGCTATAACTGTTCTAGAAAACCACATGGAAATTTCCTTCTCGTTTTCAACCAgcctttgttgtttttttcaatgtcctaattaattcaaattttatccatTCGACAACGCCAATATGATTGCTAAGTTACGTCAAGATGAGGAAAACACTactaatcataaaaaaaaatttttaacacctTCGGAGGTTCTTAATAAGATTCCCCACACCTTGTTTGTTCGATCTGTTGGCTCTGCGCGGCCGGTTCCACTGTCTCATCGTTTCCTTACTGAACGGCTGAGAGAggctcaaatttttttcaaccagaaACGATCGTATGAATTTCGATCTTGCAAAGGGTCTTTACACCTCTGCATCACCAACATACGTTCATTCTGCTCCTCCATTCGTTATGTCATATGCCATTAACATTAAGTATGAAGGCCTTATAAacttactgttttttttctcaatacgTTTTGTCTACTAGTCCACTGCTACAGTCATGCTGGTGGTTGAATCAATTCTGATTGGTGTCTGTACAATGATTGGTGCGCTAGCTGCAGTACTGGCCGTCTCCCATTGGAAATGTAGAAAATCTAATAACAAGGAGGGAACCCGAAAGAAAGAGTGATATAAGAAAATTTTTGGTACCCGTATAGGAACATTATTTGAGAAGCTTCTGTAATTATAtctatcttaattttttattccacCATGCAGACTACTGGACAAATAACAAGCGATTTCATCCGCGTTTCATTTAAGACCACCGGTTACTTGGAGGGTGAAACACCTTGGAGTTAAACATGCCAGAATTTGATCAGCCTTAAAGTTTTCTCTAACCACAAGCGTCACATGGAAACACATGAGCTAATTTGTTTGGGGCGATATGAAAGAACAAATTTACCTTGCTGATATTGTACATAGCTTGCTATCCATCATAGACCAATAACTGTAAAACTACGAAATCATTTAATCAAGTAAAGTTTGCCTTATGTCAGATTAGAAATTAATTGATGTCTTTGATTGGGATAGATCTGTAAATCTGGAACCATTTTGGTTTCCTAAACAGAGAGGAAGATCTGCCGGCGACCATTGgttaaataatatatttatttcaccATTTCTTAAACTTTCAAGAGGCAAATACCACAAATGGCAAACGATATTATATTGTTATGCTTCCTCTGACTCTCTATACTCTGGTTGGTTTCTTTATTTACCATTAACATCTTCACAACCTTACAGTTTGTAGGACTAGCTCCCACAAAGGTGATAATAATAAGGCTCTCGATCCTTGACCATCGTCCATCGTGCATCTTCACACTTAACTATAACGAATCACGTTTAGTTACAAAAAGTGGGCCTTGCAAACTTGGCATTTCCTTCGAGATGTTGACTCTTTACGAAGTGATTTTTCTATACCAATTACCatggaacaaaacaaaaacaagactgactattaaaataaaaatttagggACCCTACGGATGAAATAAGAACTACATTTAACAGGAGATCTGCAGAGAAAATAACCTTTACAGACTGTTACATAAAAATATCTAAGATAGGCATAAAAACCAGAGAAGAAAGGGTTTATCTAAGGTAACGCCTTTCTTATACATTGCCGAGCTATATGCTCTTCAAACAAGTtacctgattataaattcattgCGGATAATAAATGCTTGGAGTTGTCTACACGCACAGTCCCTTTGAAGGAAGAGGCGTCAAACGTGCTAAAATTGAAAAGAACAGAGTTATTTCCTGATCGTGAATTTGACACGGTACGGTATTGTTTGTGTaggtaatcaaatgatttcgagtgaatttggaataaataagcaagagaaaattttttcaaagactaacaaaattgcactacgggctcgtgcaattcgtggtctttgaaaaaaaatttacaagtgcctccaaattgcacgagaaaatcatgtgattacgtattaataatatacatcaaaaaaatatgagatagctcatcataattatgcagaagcaaagagCGCGCATCAAGTGGAAAAACAATTTActcaaaccctgcaagtgacattgtgcgttcggtcaaaacaaccgcgtacgatcaaaataataatatgcGATGATACTTTCACACATTTAAGGCGCAataaagttcaaagtccggctaaacagttcaaggaattgttcactgaggtttgttacttctttgcactgaatttaCCCTCTTCTGCTTTGAATTACGTGAAAACTgtatttatcttaaccaatcagaactgagtaattttttcatgtatcttattaggACGATAAATGACTACTATAAACGCAGGAGGTATTAAGAATGATGGAAACTTACTCATAAACATGTAAAAAGTCTCTGCATGATCCCTGCGGGCGCCGAAAGGTTTGAGTCTGTTATGATAATTAGACAGATGGTTAATTTGAACGAGGTCGTCGAGTAGTTCCCTTGGAACACAAAGTTTTGAGGTTCGCTTCCTCGCTATTAATTTTTCGGTTTCATACTCGTGACAAAACGAACCACGATTGAACCTCGCCAATTGTGCTCCTTCGCTTTCAGGATGATAATGTATGAGCATGCACCATtcaaattcatttaaatttgggATTTTGCGCCTCTGATCTCAGATCGCCGGGAACTGAAACACCCAACTATGTGTTGATTTCCTCCCCTGTTCTCCTATGATGCGAGGTATCACAGTTCCGTCCGAGAATCACAGAActgaaaatagagcaaaataACTGATAAGCTTCATTAGCACTCAAAACTGATCAAGAAAACATGTAATAGGCCTACTTAAGAAGTTATTATTTTACCCGTATTTCTCTGCATCTAAAGTTTTCGCCCTTTGATAAGTTATCAAGATGAACGAATCGATCCGAGTCACTCAGCTGACACCTGAATCTGTTTTTGCTGTTCTTTTCTGCTTCAAAGTTATAGAACTTACATCGCGGTTCCTCCAAACACTCAAACTGACAAGATATTTCTGAATCTACTTCTCTTTTGGTAATCAAGCTTGTAATTAGCCTTAATTTCTGCTGTATCCTTAACATATAGTTAACAGCTTCCAGACTGAGCTCTGATTTACGACTAATCCCATAAACAAACTTACCTTAAGGATTAAGCATAGCAGATTCATGCTCTGTTCGTTAACAGTGAGAcggtttaaataaaatattgccTTGTTTTAAGTGAGTTTATGGTTAGGTTTGCATGATTTCCAAATTCATAAGGTAACAGGTGAACTGAAATCATGATAACTTATTCATTATGACGGTGCTATCATCTCATTCTCTTTCCGCAGTTCTTAAATGAAAAACCATCCGCACTGTTGATGATGCAACAACTAGGTTTTGGTGATACGTTTTATTTAAACATGTTTCTCATAGTTAAACAGCGCGCGGGGCTGTAAGGGTTATATGATAGTGTGTGCCAAGTTTGTCGAGGGCTTGGTTAGAAAGCCAGTGACTTTTTGAGATATCTACTGAAGACGTCCATACTGGAACCCGAAAAAATCTGACATAAACCTTGAGCAGATAATCAAAGTATTTCGTAATATAATCGTTAATAGGAAAGTCTGGTCTTACCAAGCCAAATGTAGGATACAGGCGCATTTTTGTTCTACCCTACATGCACAATGTTGAGATCAGGAATGTGAACCACAGACTAACTCCTTTAATTAGCTGTGTATCGGCTAAGGAAGGGAAGCTAGCGCTAAGGCCATCATCAGGATGACGTTTGTGAGAAGCACCGGTTAAGTAAACTACCCTGTGTAATCATTCCTGCGATTGtataaaggaggtaagtttctaaagaaactgtggtgctgcgtcggtgggagagtaaaacagggtaatttagtgttaacaactgagctgataacgtaaattggccaccgtaaagagtttaaagactgacgtttcgagctttagcccttcgttagagcgatcATTCGTTTAAGTATCCTGTCGAATATTAAACTCCGCCGAACTGCAAAACAGTTTTCTGCCTGTTGATGATGGAGCGAGCTGGAGCTGGAATAATCATCAACTAAATGCATCACTAAATATAACAATTTAAAGGTAGCTATACTACTCTCAGTCTTTGGGTTCAAAATTAGGGAGCTCCACTCTGACTGCTTGAGAAATGTTTGAAAGTCAGCGGATGTAATGCTTACATCATTTTTATCCTACCTTTTCTCATAATTCTATGTGTTGTTTCTTTGGAGTATGACTCAGGTAATATTTATCTCCACATAGAGTAGTAAAATACCATTTTACGAGACCTGTTTTACAGACATCATTTTTTTGCCTCGCTCTTCTCTCGCGCTTTTTCCCGCTTGTTACAAAACGTCCTCTCATCGCATCCCTTCCCTCTCCCTctcatttcataaaaaaattaggCCTTTCATGCTGGTTTCATTTACTAGTAACTCCGATGGAATCATCTTTACGTACAATAATATCACATAGGGAAGTCATAAGATCAACTGATTGCTACAGTTTTCTTTAAGAGACAGTTGGTATTCTCTTGTTTTCTTATAATAATCTTAGTTGACATGTCTTTTCTAAAGATTATCTAAcaattttagattttttctaCAATATTCACCTATAGGGTCCTATGATAATCTT from Pocillopora verrucosa isolate sample1 chromosome 14, ASM3666991v2, whole genome shotgun sequence carries:
- the LOC131784398 gene encoding uncharacterized protein isoform X1, with the protein product MADFGEGHTCLECGKSYNKKWRLEEHKRSHTGERPFKCEFEGCGKSFIRPYHLKRHSLIHTGQEIFKCSYPGCTQTFSLKHNLKRHEKRSHNKPFKCHYEGCDEAFKKSTQLRRHICIHTNEKLYKCQVEGCGTGFDSLSKLQNHMKKHNKGYICSTPGCSAAFDKFSKLAVHMRSHGVSCNHCGKTFSQACELRKHAVIHNTNRKLYECPREGCSKVYLKAFNLRVHIKAFHEGHRPYLCTWEGCAKGFAHKNSLRKHLVLHAERRIKPTPSPQDRSPSKKKKKRRKPLSLAKKLSGYRSSFSESSDTQCADTAPKKRKTSYTQSGRNETDSIKHTDPNVRQYVNMQRTNLNTSGLNGITEAAKMASTSLNVVSNSTFVAQLSDATVNPETRGRFEGAQGQDIVADGSSVSLTSCDDFVILPNVVGKRPEELQDEVTSSLSTNNGLGQNADSFAGDGSMSPSSDDGGEFMDFEPAVGDNSVANSPLPCESEPTTDLVEPFKFGEASSDQQSSADLVRRNTEGSPFRGDAEIISTMVTTVCVNDSLGDNDSGCSNSSKVSSPVDQVKSVGTNSTQNIGGKGIMESSDIRSSMTGDKNNSDAFCSVSDEIASVSQPEPPLGGDNNVDENGVSDKLANVTKVVDFPVMDDVLQIIEEEENEHDSVRCGKITDSKSADKDEVVRMDNLRVDDTGYRADICIETRLMSPTNPGAEVPHGNEGDGELPEEQDMVDDNLNGTSHHDNIDSDEEDIVLSELVKRLRDSSEHKTRATSDREQKEQSCSTSSNRNTRRGDETCGLGRETSQSEGKTTVIEKNSRTKSPQIDSTRATNSVNDSNSTAEVAPDKITVEVISGIRERFCKPNSKQKSKKNVGVQLTENKSALRTQAKPLAHRKEKSPKGASQTNGNNLKGDNSGSGTSRNSDIIAGKKDEYVGDVSKAKFRTKDNIFAFDVQTLELLWNFKGK
- the LOC131784398 gene encoding uncharacterized protein isoform X2, with the translated sequence MLNTKERCSYPGCTQTFSLKHNLKRHEKRSHNKPFKCHYEGCDEAFKKSTQLRRHICIHTNEKLYKCQVEGCGTGFDSLSKLQNHMKKHNKGYICSTPGCSAAFDKFSKLAVHMRSHGVSCNHCGKTFSQACELRKHAVIHNTNRKLYECPREGCSKVYLKAFNLRVHIKAFHEGHRPYLCTWEGCAKGFAHKNSLRKHLVLHAERRIKPTPSPQDRSPSKKKKKRRKPLSLAKKLSGYRSSFSESSDTQCADTAPKKRKTSYTQSGRNETDSIKHTDPNVRQYVNMQRTNLNTSGLNGITEAAKMASTSLNVVSNSTFVAQLSDATVNPETRGRFEGAQGQDIVADGSSVSLTSCDDFVILPNVVGKRPEELQDEVTSSLSTNNGLGQNADSFAGDGSMSPSSDDGGEFMDFEPAVGDNSVANSPLPCESEPTTDLVEPFKFGEASSDQQSSADLVRRNTEGSPFRGDAEIISTMVTTVCVNDSLGDNDSGCSNSSKVSSPVDQVKSVGTNSTQNIGGKGIMESSDIRSSMTGDKNNSDAFCSVSDEIASVSQPEPPLGGDNNVDENGVSDKLANVTKVVDFPVMDDVLQIIEEEENEHDSVRCGKITDSKSADKDEVVRMDNLRVDDTGYRADICIETRLMSPTNPGAEVPHGNEGDGELPEEQDMVDDNLNGTSHHDNIDSDEEDIVLSELVKRLRDSSEHKTRATSDREQKEQSCSTSSNRNTRRGDETCGLGRETSQSEGKTTVIEKNSRTKSPQIDSTRATNSVNDSNSTAEVAPDKITVEVISGIRERFCKPNSKQKSKKNVGVQLTENKSALRTQAKPLAHRKEKSPKGASQTNGNNLKGDNSGSGTSRNSDIIAGKKDEYVGDVSKAKFRTKDNIFAFDVQTLELLWNFKGK